From Paenibacillus graminis, a single genomic window includes:
- a CDS encoding nucleotidyltransferase-like protein, with amino-acid sequence MELSNLTLFSGETFDESVLGAVALHQTGNAPFQSALLHDFDMVVLMLHEEQEKERIITHTMAGERRTQSVHVGLSALERAVMAGDNNELLTSLIAGEVIWDPKGILGEMRREIIQFQGPIKERILFMEFSRFLHMYVKSKRYMEAGCTMDAYNCVLIALYHWARIEVSEAGCFPDPAVWEQIKGLNSSVHKLYEELTVSTETLDQRVELVLLACEFSIMSKMSDCCNILLNILGSRKEPWSIKELLQHSGLNQLGAELPLVLRKLVSRSQIREIASWVEDAGDGHAVRYTL; translated from the coding sequence ATGGAACTGTCCAATTTGACCCTGTTTAGTGGAGAGACGTTTGACGAGAGTGTGCTGGGAGCTGTAGCCCTGCATCAGACCGGCAATGCTCCGTTTCAGAGTGCGCTTCTCCATGATTTTGATATGGTGGTACTGATGCTGCATGAGGAGCAGGAGAAGGAACGCATTATTACTCATACCATGGCCGGTGAACGGCGCACACAGTCGGTCCATGTAGGTCTTTCCGCTCTGGAGAGAGCGGTAATGGCAGGGGATAACAATGAACTCCTCACCAGTCTGATTGCGGGTGAAGTCATTTGGGACCCCAAGGGAATCCTGGGTGAAATGCGCCGGGAGATCATCCAGTTTCAGGGGCCGATTAAGGAACGAATACTGTTTATGGAATTCTCCAGATTTCTGCATATGTATGTGAAATCTAAACGGTATATGGAAGCTGGCTGCACTATGGATGCTTACAACTGTGTATTGATCGCTCTGTATCACTGGGCGCGTATAGAAGTAAGCGAGGCAGGTTGTTTTCCTGATCCGGCGGTCTGGGAGCAAATCAAAGGCCTGAATTCATCCGTTCATAAACTGTATGAGGAGTTGACCGTTAGTACGGAGACATTGGATCAGAGAGTGGAGCTTGTTCTGCTGGCCTGTGAGTTTTCCATTATGTCCAAGATGTCAGATTGCTGTAACATACTGTTGAATATACTGGGCAGCCGCAAGGAACCCTGGAGTATAAAAGAACTGCTCCAGCACTCCGGACTTAACCAACTTGGCGCTGAACTGCCGCTGGTACTGCGCAAGCTGGTATCCCGTTCACAAATAAGAGAGATTGCTTCGTGGGTGGAGGATGCCGGAGATGGTCATGCTGTACGCTATACCTTGTGA
- the gatC gene encoding Asp-tRNA(Asn)/Glu-tRNA(Gln) amidotransferase subunit GatC produces MSITVHDVQHVAKLARLHLSPEEEAKLTEQMNAILQYAEKLNELDTENVKPTTHVLQVSNVMRDDVVKESLSQEEALLNAPEDEDGHFKVPAVLE; encoded by the coding sequence ATGAGCATTACAGTCCATGATGTGCAGCATGTGGCCAAGCTGGCCCGCCTGCATTTAAGCCCGGAAGAAGAGGCGAAACTAACTGAACAGATGAATGCTATTTTACAATATGCAGAGAAACTGAATGAGCTCGACACCGAGAACGTCAAGCCGACAACCCATGTGCTGCAGGTCAGCAATGTCATGCGCGATGATGTGGTCAAGGAGAGCTTGTCCCAAGAAGAAGCTCTGCTTAACGCGCCAGAAGATGAAGACGGGCATTTCAAGGTTCCTGCGGTTCTGGAATAA
- a CDS encoding DUF4097 family beta strand repeat-containing protein produces MSPEPNDSAMIPVQEEGEYGPAVQAGDADQQQKLPLIPPRLKRRPRRKRKFIAGLLAALIPGTGHIYFGLLRKGISFIFIILLDIAALLYFSSIGMQVNVPLLILLALMIPVLYFYNVFDVLQSADRLLRLPGELDPEFPPVPKPHGQRRRLVSEPGISFGLMLLLGGALLFLFQQKPVWLQYFIEHYAGVTVAAVLAACGVLLAVREIVKVLSWQNGNERRSRRVGRYTASILLIAVGILLYLDWRNGTDHMLILLKWWPIIAVLWGLEYLLIYFFSRRLDRGRGRSRSRMDLRGLLSAVVLAASVFIVSEQEHYLHLWNRVSLNLTAAAVDYGEAKGSKFQKAPIVIPVELGTSKITVDGINGDILIHRAPVEDIEVATTVWVDQLEGAVAEAISEQSFVDVTEGNTIKIIPRSKAYGDSGKRQPRMDLEISLPEDRRFNLEVRTMNGGITLQNVEAIEDINLETGNGELILHRIFGNVKGKTLNGAVRARTVQGSVDLATSGGDMGAWDVTGALKLSTAVGNISAVGSGDQMELSSKNGNLEINGARSKVQAESLNGKIHVRSADFGGNWDIYSAVGDIDLYLPAAGNYTVDGSSGYGNIVSDIPELTIDKKNISGEVGTGEFKLHVEGNSNLNVRKY; encoded by the coding sequence ATGAGTCCCGAGCCTAATGATTCTGCCATGATTCCAGTGCAGGAAGAAGGAGAGTATGGCCCTGCTGTGCAAGCAGGAGACGCTGATCAGCAGCAAAAACTGCCTTTAATTCCTCCGCGCCTGAAGCGGCGTCCCCGCCGCAAACGCAAATTCATTGCCGGACTTTTGGCAGCGCTCATTCCGGGCACGGGGCATATCTACTTCGGGCTGCTTCGTAAAGGAATCTCTTTTATTTTTATCATTCTGCTTGATATTGCTGCACTGCTCTACTTCTCGTCGATTGGCATGCAGGTTAATGTGCCGCTGCTCATTTTGCTGGCTCTCATGATTCCGGTACTATATTTCTACAATGTGTTCGATGTGCTGCAGTCGGCCGACCGGCTTCTGCGTCTGCCTGGAGAGCTGGACCCTGAGTTCCCGCCAGTTCCGAAACCGCATGGACAACGGCGCCGTCTGGTCAGTGAACCGGGGATTTCATTTGGACTTATGCTGCTTCTCGGTGGTGCGCTGCTATTTCTTTTTCAGCAAAAGCCGGTCTGGCTGCAATATTTCATCGAGCATTATGCCGGTGTGACGGTTGCTGCAGTATTGGCAGCTTGCGGAGTATTGCTTGCTGTCCGCGAGATCGTAAAAGTGCTCTCCTGGCAGAACGGCAATGAACGGCGCAGCCGCCGGGTAGGCAGATACACAGCTTCTATACTGCTCATAGCCGTTGGTATCCTCTTGTATCTGGACTGGAGAAACGGAACCGACCATATGCTGATCTTATTGAAATGGTGGCCGATTATAGCTGTGCTCTGGGGATTGGAGTATCTGTTGATTTACTTTTTTTCACGGCGCCTGGACCGGGGGAGAGGCCGATCCCGTTCACGTATGGATTTGCGGGGCCTGCTGTCTGCGGTCGTGCTCGCGGCCAGTGTGTTTATTGTTTCCGAACAGGAACACTATCTCCATCTTTGGAATAGGGTCAGTCTAAATCTGACCGCAGCGGCTGTGGATTATGGCGAAGCCAAGGGAAGTAAATTCCAGAAGGCTCCAATCGTTATTCCGGTTGAACTGGGGACCTCCAAAATTACTGTAGACGGCATCAATGGTGATATTCTGATTCATCGTGCACCTGTCGAGGATATTGAAGTCGCAACAACCGTATGGGTGGATCAGTTGGAGGGTGCGGTTGCGGAGGCGATCTCGGAGCAGTCTTTTGTAGATGTAACTGAAGGGAATACGATCAAAATCATCCCCAGAAGCAAGGCCTATGGAGACTCCGGTAAACGCCAGCCGCGGATGGACCTTGAGATTTCATTGCCTGAAGACCGCCGTTTTAATCTGGAGGTGCGGACGATGAACGGAGGCATTACCTTGCAGAATGTGGAGGCCATAGAGGATATTAATTTGGAAACCGGAAATGGGGAATTGATCCTCCACCGTATTTTTGGCAATGTCAAAGGGAAAACACTGAACGGGGCCGTTCGAGCCAGAACGGTTCAGGGCAGTGTGGATTTGGCGACAAGCGGCGGGGATATGGGGGCCTGGGATGTAACGGGGGCCCTTAAGCTTTCGACCGCGGTTGGCAATATTTCGGCTGTGGGGAGCGGAGATCAGATGGAGCTGTCCAGCAAGAATGGCAACTTGGAGATTAACGGGGCCAGATCGAAAGTGCAGGCTGAATCCCTCAATGGTAAAATCCATGTCCGCTCTGCTGACTTCGGAGGCAACTGGGATATTTACAGCGCGGTAGGTGATATTGACCTGTACCTGCCCGCAGCGGGAAATTACACCGTGGACGGCTCCAGTGGTTATGGCAATATCGTTTCTGATATTCCGGAGCTGACCATTGACAAAAAAAATATCTCCGGCGAAGTAGGCACAGGCGAATTTAAGCTGCATGTGGAAGGCAACAGCAACCTAAATGTGAGGAAATATTGA
- a CDS encoding DUF2614 family zinc ribbon-containing protein produces MKFKSAKINAFRTWGLLLTMLGMGLMILGTAGIVFWGSAGKVVAAIGLVIGLVSMIASLAIYFWAGMLSTSAVQVECPECHKLTKMLGKTDRCMFCHTILTMDPAQATVTAEQLEGQQLKH; encoded by the coding sequence ATGAAGTTTAAATCGGCTAAAATCAATGCTTTTCGCACTTGGGGCCTGCTGCTTACCATGCTGGGAATGGGCCTGATGATCTTGGGAACGGCAGGCATCGTATTCTGGGGTTCGGCCGGAAAGGTTGTTGCTGCAATCGGGCTTGTCATCGGCTTGGTTTCTATGATTGCCAGTCTTGCGATCTATTTTTGGGCCGGTATGCTCTCAACAAGCGCCGTGCAGGTAGAATGTCCGGAATGCCACAAGCTGACCAAAATGCTGGGAAAAACGGACCGCTGTATGTTCTGCCATACCATTCTTACGATGGACCCCGCACAGGCAACGGTCACTGCAGAGCAGCTTGAAGGACAACAATTGAAGCATTAG
- the gatA gene encoding Asp-tRNA(Asn)/Glu-tRNA(Gln) amidotransferase subunit GatA: protein MSLFQYRLPELHNMLRSKEISVGELTEESLAAVAERDGKVHAFLTLNEEGARASARALDDKLASGAERGLLFGLPAGIKDNIVTKGLRTTCASQFLSNFQPIYDATVVSKLRQADAVTIGKLNMDEFAMGGSNENSSFGPVCNPWDVERVPGGSSGGSAAAVAAGEVLFTLGSDTGGSIRQPASYCGVVGLKPTYGLVSRYGLVAFASSLDQIGPITRNVEDSAYVLQAIAGYDAQDSTSAKVDIPDYLSSLTGDISGLRIAVPKEYIGEGVDASVRDSVLSALKVLESLGAVWEEVSLPHTEYAVAAYYLLSSSEASSNLARFDGVRYGVRADDGGGLLDLYHNSRSQGFGAEVKRRIMLGTYALSSGYYDAYYLKAQKVRTLIKQDFDEVFQKYDVVIGPTAPTTAFKLGSQIEDPLTMYLNDILTIPVSLAGIPAVSIPCGFAEGLPVGLQIIGKEFDESTVLRVAHAFEQHTDHHQQLPQL from the coding sequence TTGAGCCTGTTTCAATATCGATTGCCTGAATTACATAACATGCTGCGGAGCAAAGAGATTTCGGTTGGCGAACTGACAGAGGAATCTCTGGCTGCCGTTGCGGAGCGCGACGGCAAGGTGCATGCATTTTTGACTTTAAATGAAGAGGGGGCCCGTGCTTCTGCGCGTGCGCTGGACGATAAACTGGCCTCCGGAGCAGAGCGTGGACTGCTCTTTGGCCTTCCGGCCGGTATTAAGGACAATATTGTTACCAAAGGATTGCGCACTACATGCGCCAGTCAATTCCTCTCCAATTTCCAGCCTATATATGATGCGACTGTCGTCTCCAAGCTGCGTCAGGCGGATGCCGTTACGATCGGTAAGCTGAATATGGACGAGTTCGCCATGGGCGGCTCCAATGAGAACTCGTCGTTCGGCCCCGTCTGCAACCCTTGGGATGTGGAACGTGTTCCCGGCGGTTCCAGCGGTGGATCTGCAGCAGCAGTGGCTGCTGGTGAAGTATTGTTCACGCTTGGCTCCGACACTGGTGGCTCTATCCGCCAGCCTGCGTCCTATTGCGGAGTAGTGGGCCTTAAGCCGACCTATGGCCTGGTTTCACGTTATGGGCTTGTCGCGTTTGCTTCTTCCCTGGATCAGATTGGCCCGATTACACGGAATGTCGAGGATTCAGCTTATGTGCTGCAGGCCATTGCAGGTTACGATGCCCAGGATTCAACTTCAGCAAAAGTGGATATTCCGGATTATCTCAGTTCCCTCACAGGTGATATCTCCGGCCTGCGGATCGCAGTGCCGAAGGAATACATCGGTGAAGGCGTGGATGCTTCTGTCCGCGACAGCGTGCTGTCCGCACTGAAAGTGCTCGAAAGCCTTGGCGCGGTCTGGGAAGAGGTTTCTTTGCCGCATACCGAATATGCAGTAGCAGCCTATTATTTGCTTTCTTCTTCGGAAGCCTCCTCCAACCTGGCCCGCTTTGACGGTGTCCGCTACGGGGTAAGAGCCGATGACGGTGGAGGTTTGCTTGATCTGTATCATAATTCCCGCAGCCAGGGCTTTGGAGCCGAGGTTAAGCGGCGGATTATGCTGGGTACTTACGCCCTAAGCTCCGGCTATTATGACGCCTATTATTTGAAAGCGCAGAAGGTGCGGACTTTGATTAAGCAGGACTTTGACGAAGTATTCCAAAAGTATGATGTGGTCATCGGACCTACTGCGCCTACTACAGCCTTTAAGCTCGGATCACAGATCGAAGATCCATTGACCATGTATTTGAATGATATTTTGACGATTCCTGTCAGTCTTGCCGGCATTCCTGCGGTCAGCATTCCTTGCGGCTTTGCAGAAGGGTTGCCTGTAGGTCTGCAGATTATCGGCAAAGAATTTGATGAGAGCACAGTTTTACGCGTTGCGCATGCCTTTGAACAGCATACGGACCATCACCAGCAGCTCCCGCAGCTGTAA
- a CDS encoding Fur family transcriptional regulator, with amino-acid sequence MGSGVQHALEQLKTTGVRITPQRHAILSYLMEAMNHPTADDIYRALEPQFPSMSVATVYNNLKMFMEAGMVRELTYGDNSSRFDANVSDHYHVICQECGRIEDFSYSSLHEVEQRAEQATGFKIHGLRMELYGICKCCIEKTQ; translated from the coding sequence ATGGGTAGTGGCGTACAGCATGCATTGGAACAACTGAAGACAACCGGTGTCCGTATTACGCCCCAGCGTCATGCGATTCTATCGTATTTGATGGAAGCGATGAATCATCCTACAGCAGATGATATTTACCGTGCGCTTGAGCCGCAGTTTCCAAGCATGAGTGTGGCAACAGTGTACAACAACCTCAAAATGTTCATGGAAGCGGGGATGGTCCGCGAGCTGACCTACGGCGACAATTCCAGCCGATTTGATGCCAATGTATCTGATCATTATCATGTTATCTGCCAGGAATGCGGCCGGATTGAGGATTTCAGCTATTCATCGCTCCATGAGGTGGAACAGCGCGCCGAGCAGGCGACAGGGTTCAAAATCCATGGCTTGCGGATGGAGCTGTACGGAATCTGCAAATGCTGCATAGAGAAGACACAGTAA
- the gatB gene encoding Asp-tRNA(Asn)/Glu-tRNA(Gln) amidotransferase subunit GatB, whose protein sequence is MAKYETVIGLEVHVELHTKSKIFCGCSTEFGAPPNTHTCPVCLGHPGVLPVLNRQAVEYAMKAAMALNCTIGDVSKFDRKNYFYPDSPKAYQISQYDQPIGLNGWIDIEVDGETKRIGITRLHLEEDAGKLTHVDGGFASLVDFNRVGTPLIEIVSEPDLRSPEEARAYLEKIRAIMQYCDVSDVKMEEGSMRCDANISLRPEGQAEFGIRAELKNMNSFRGVLRGLEYEQFRQGEILDDGGVVVQETRRWDEAQGKTLSMRGKEEAHDYRYFPDPDLIVLHIDDAWKESIRASIPELPDARKSRYSTEYGLTTYDAGVLTSSKPLADFFEGSLAYTKDAKAVANWMMGDLLGYLNSGGLELSQVKITPQGLGEMIGLIAGGTISSKIAKTVFKEMLESGKLPAAIVEEKGLVQISDEGAIKQIVEAVVAANPQSVEDYKAGKQKAIGFLVGQVMKESKGKANPGLVNTLLTEVLNS, encoded by the coding sequence ATGGCTAAATACGAAACGGTCATCGGACTGGAAGTTCATGTGGAGCTTCATACCAAGTCCAAAATCTTCTGCGGCTGCTCCACGGAATTCGGCGCTCCGCCTAATACACATACCTGTCCTGTCTGTCTGGGGCATCCAGGCGTCTTGCCGGTATTGAACCGGCAGGCCGTTGAATATGCCATGAAAGCAGCGATGGCACTAAACTGCACAATCGGCGACGTCAGCAAATTTGACCGCAAAAATTACTTTTATCCTGATTCGCCAAAGGCCTACCAAATCTCCCAATACGATCAGCCTATCGGTCTGAATGGCTGGATTGATATTGAGGTGGACGGAGAGACCAAGCGGATCGGCATCACCCGTCTGCACCTGGAGGAGGACGCCGGCAAACTGACCCACGTGGACGGCGGCTTTGCTTCACTGGTCGACTTCAACCGTGTGGGAACACCGCTGATTGAAATCGTCTCCGAGCCTGATTTGCGTTCTCCGGAGGAGGCGCGCGCCTATCTGGAGAAGATCCGTGCTATTATGCAGTATTGCGACGTATCCGATGTGAAGATGGAAGAGGGTTCGATGCGCTGTGATGCCAACATCAGTTTGCGGCCGGAAGGCCAGGCCGAATTCGGCATCCGTGCGGAGCTTAAGAACATGAACTCTTTCCGCGGTGTGCTGCGCGGACTTGAATACGAGCAGTTCCGCCAAGGTGAGATTCTCGACGACGGCGGTGTTGTCGTTCAGGAGACCCGCCGCTGGGACGAAGCCCAGGGCAAGACGCTGTCCATGCGCGGTAAGGAAGAGGCGCATGACTACCGTTACTTCCCGGACCCTGACCTGATTGTGCTGCATATCGATGATGCCTGGAAGGAATCGATCCGGGCAAGCATTCCGGAGCTGCCGGATGCGCGGAAGAGCCGTTACAGCACGGAATATGGACTTACCACCTACGATGCCGGTGTATTGACTTCCTCCAAGCCGCTCGCGGATTTCTTCGAGGGCAGTCTGGCTTATACGAAGGATGCCAAAGCCGTTGCCAACTGGATGATGGGCGATTTGCTGGGGTACCTGAACAGCGGGGGGCTGGAATTGTCCCAGGTGAAGATCACCCCGCAAGGATTAGGAGAAATGATTGGTCTGATCGCAGGCGGAACCATCAGCAGTAAAATCGCCAAAACCGTCTTTAAGGAGATGCTGGAGAGCGGCAAGCTTCCGGCGGCAATCGTTGAAGAAAAGGGCCTCGTGCAAATCAGCGATGAAGGGGCGATCAAGCAGATTGTTGAAGCGGTTGTGGCTGCCAATCCACAGTCTGTTGAGGATTATAAGGCAGGCAAGCAAAAGGCGATTGGCTTCCTCGTGGGACAGGTTATGAAGGAGAGCAAAGGCAAAGCCAATCCAGGGCTTGTGAATACGCTGCTCACAGAAGTGCTGAACAGCTAG
- a CDS encoding glycosyl hydrolase family 18 protein, translating to MVPRSIILLLIWRYILNRRQRQRRVKKRGGLFRRLLGLVIIAAAAYWVVFYVLPNRLHTDPDWKGLEQPVFVKGELTGYSASGTGDALLLPLPLLQKYVDSSIRYEEDTKSVILSTDNELLYMQEDTKTASLNNTPLQLRLAPEEKNGVTYLPADTLENLYGFEVEENKDTGAVLLMTAGETVPLGKVKGEEDGKTQPLRSEATIHAPIVADMSPGTVVRIWNADNEDWLYVQMDSGFTGYVKANDIIKGGEKAVDAKPATPSRAERSWKGKPVNLYWEAVYERKPNPAKFGSLPGVNVVSPTWFEIVDINGNVRSKADSAYVQWAHQQGMEVWGLLTNSFNADLTTQALSSYEKRMNAIVQMLEYADLYGLDGINIDFENVYTKDGENVTQFMRELKPMAQAKNLIVSMDVTPKSNSEMWSLFLDRRALGAVTDFLIVMAYDEHWASSPTAGSVASLPWVEKSVSRILEEDDVPAEKLILGIPLYTRIWSETTKDGKTKVSSKAVSMNAVQEILAEKKLKPVLDKDSGQNYVEYTEDGVLRKIWIEDKVSLKARVELAKSFGLGGIGSWNRSFAVPEAWETLQQISE from the coding sequence ATGGTTCCCCGCAGTATAATTCTATTATTGATCTGGAGGTACATTTTGAATAGAAGACAGAGACAGAGACGCGTCAAGAAACGCGGAGGTCTTTTTCGCCGTTTATTAGGACTTGTCATTATAGCTGCTGCAGCCTACTGGGTTGTTTTTTATGTATTGCCGAACCGTCTGCATACCGATCCTGATTGGAAAGGGTTAGAACAGCCTGTTTTTGTCAAAGGAGAGCTGACGGGCTATTCCGCTTCAGGTACCGGGGACGCGCTGCTTTTACCGCTTCCGCTGCTCCAGAAATATGTAGACTCATCCATCCGTTATGAAGAAGATACCAAGTCTGTAATCTTATCGACAGACAATGAGCTTTTATATATGCAAGAAGATACTAAAACAGCCAGTCTGAATAATACACCGCTCCAGCTCCGTCTGGCGCCAGAAGAAAAAAACGGGGTGACCTACCTGCCCGCAGACACACTTGAAAATTTGTACGGCTTTGAGGTGGAAGAGAACAAGGACACCGGAGCTGTTCTGCTGATGACCGCTGGAGAAACGGTCCCGCTAGGCAAAGTTAAGGGCGAAGAAGATGGCAAAACACAACCTCTGCGCAGTGAAGCGACCATCCATGCACCTATTGTGGCCGATATGTCTCCTGGAACGGTGGTGAGGATTTGGAACGCCGACAATGAGGACTGGCTGTATGTACAGATGGACAGCGGCTTCACTGGCTACGTCAAAGCAAACGATATCATCAAAGGCGGAGAGAAGGCGGTCGATGCGAAGCCGGCCACTCCCTCCCGCGCAGAGCGAAGCTGGAAAGGCAAGCCTGTGAATCTTTACTGGGAAGCGGTATATGAACGTAAGCCTAACCCTGCAAAATTTGGCTCTCTTCCAGGGGTTAACGTGGTCAGCCCTACCTGGTTTGAGATCGTCGATATAAACGGAAATGTCCGCAGCAAGGCTGACAGTGCCTACGTACAGTGGGCCCATCAGCAAGGGATGGAGGTTTGGGGGCTTCTGACCAACAGCTTCAATGCCGACCTTACCACCCAGGCGTTGTCAAGTTATGAGAAGCGGATGAATGCCATCGTGCAGATGCTGGAATATGCTGATCTATACGGTCTCGATGGAATAAATATCGATTTTGAAAATGTCTACACCAAGGACGGAGAGAATGTTACGCAGTTCATGCGGGAGCTGAAGCCGATGGCCCAAGCCAAAAACCTCATTGTCTCGATGGACGTGACTCCAAAATCGAACAGCGAGATGTGGTCGCTCTTTCTGGACCGCCGGGCACTTGGCGCAGTTACAGATTTTCTAATTGTTATGGCTTACGATGAGCATTGGGCGTCCAGCCCTACCGCAGGTTCTGTGGCTTCGCTGCCATGGGTGGAGAAATCCGTAAGCCGTATCCTTGAAGAGGATGACGTTCCTGCAGAAAAGCTGATACTCGGTATCCCGCTGTATACCCGCATTTGGTCGGAAACTACAAAAGACGGAAAAACCAAAGTCAGTTCCAAAGCCGTCAGCATGAATGCCGTTCAGGAAATACTGGCTGAAAAGAAATTGAAGCCTGTACTGGATAAGGATTCAGGTCAGAATTACGTAGAGTATACGGAGGACGGTGTCCTTCGCAAGATTTGGATAGAAGATAAGGTTTCGTTAAAAGCCAGGGTAGAGTTGGCCAAATCTTTCGGGCTAGGAGGCATTGGCTCCTGGAACCGCAGCTTTGCCGTTCCAGAGGCTTGGGAGACCTTGCAGCAGATTAGCGAATAG
- a CDS encoding GNAT family N-acetyltransferase, with amino-acid sequence MSIIIKLDLQNGDILSELWSLQHKAYRLEAEMIGFHEIPPLLETRDMLSRSEECFYGVFDDSGELMGAVAVQEESPGRLTVTRMMVNSDFFRQGVAGRLLEYIFEQYPGMDQFIVSTGKLNEPAVALYTKHGFVPAGIEEVAPGVELIEFHRIGRL; translated from the coding sequence ATGAGCATAATAATCAAGCTGGATTTGCAAAATGGCGATATCCTAAGCGAGCTCTGGAGCCTTCAGCATAAGGCGTACAGGCTGGAGGCCGAGATGATAGGCTTTCATGAGATTCCACCGCTGCTGGAGACCAGGGACATGCTGAGCCGCTCAGAAGAGTGTTTCTATGGCGTTTTCGACGACAGTGGAGAACTAATGGGCGCTGTTGCCGTCCAGGAAGAATCACCCGGCAGGCTTACTGTCACCCGAATGATGGTTAATTCGGATTTTTTCCGCCAGGGGGTGGCAGGGAGGCTTTTGGAATATATTTTCGAGCAATATCCGGGTATGGACCAGTTCATCGTATCTACAGGGAAACTTAACGAGCCGGCTGTTGCACTGTATACCAAACATGGATTTGTGCCTGCCGGAATTGAAGAAGTTGCTCCCGGTGTCGAATTGATTGAATTTCACCGGATCGGCCGGCTTTGA
- a CDS encoding ABC transporter permease subunit has protein sequence MRNIWTLYHKEMLESLRSYKLIWVPVVFIILGIMQPLTTYYMPEILKASGNVPPGMLEGYEMPGSAVVMAQALGQYGTIGMLILVLGVMNSLAGERSSGTIEMLMAKPVAPAAIVSAKWAAQLTVLLMALGLGAAGAAYYTEQLMGPLSWSNLAAAAGLYGLWLLCAVSLTLLFSAWLRGPAAAFLGLLAAAAMSLAHSLLPSLLDWTPAALTAISAEMMTKGKGLAWGPIFSAGILIVVCVASASLFIRRNQLPE, from the coding sequence ATGAGAAATATTTGGACGCTCTATCATAAAGAAATGCTGGAATCCCTGCGCAGCTATAAGCTGATCTGGGTGCCAGTGGTGTTTATCATTCTCGGAATTATGCAGCCGCTCACGACTTACTACATGCCCGAAATCCTCAAAGCTTCGGGAAATGTTCCTCCAGGCATGCTGGAGGGGTATGAGATGCCTGGTTCTGCTGTGGTAATGGCCCAGGCACTTGGACAATACGGTACCATCGGCATGCTGATACTTGTGCTGGGTGTAATGAACAGCCTGGCAGGTGAGCGGAGCAGCGGAACAATAGAGATGCTGATGGCCAAGCCGGTGGCCCCGGCGGCTATTGTGTCAGCCAAATGGGCTGCACAGCTGACCGTTCTTCTTATGGCTCTTGGACTTGGCGCAGCAGGGGCGGCCTACTATACAGAGCAGCTGATGGGCCCGCTTTCCTGGAGCAATCTGGCGGCTGCGGCCGGACTGTATGGGCTGTGGCTGCTGTGCGCAGTTTCGCTTACATTGCTGTTCAGCGCATGGCTGCGCGGGCCTGCCGCTGCTTTTCTAGGACTGCTTGCCGCAGCGGCAATGTCGCTAGCCCATAGCCTCTTGCCTTCGCTGCTGGACTGGACGCCTGCGGCGCTTACCGCAATTTCTGCAGAAATGATGACTAAAGGGAAGGGATTGGCATGGGGCCCAATCTTTTCTGCCGGAATCCTGATTGTTGTATGTGTTGCCTCCGCTTCGCTATTCATTCGCAGGAATCAATTACCGGAATAA